The Ascaphus truei isolate aAscTru1 chromosome 3, aAscTru1.hap1, whole genome shotgun sequence genome includes a region encoding these proteins:
- the ADPRHL1 gene encoding inactive ADP-ribosyltransferase ARH2 — protein MEKFKAALLLAGVGDSLGYLNFSWEICGSGVKIQEELKQLGGLENLVLSADKWPVSDNTRMHMATAEALITDYWCLEDLYREMVKQYVYAVDKLQGRRPDPATIEGCSQLKPDNYLLAWHTPFNEKGSGFGAATKAMCIGMRYWQPDRLETLIEVSVECGRMTHNHPTGFLGSLCTALFTSYAIQGKPIVQWGREMLKVVPMAEEYCKKTIRHMAEYQEHWFYYEAKWQFYLEEREIAEDHENKPNFPDKYDAEERDKVYKKWSSEGRGGRRGHDAPMIAYDALLGAAAADWKDLCSRAMFHGGESGATGTIAGCLYGLLHGLNNVPKGLYREIELKERLEYLGEKLYQASTKEK, from the exons ATGGAGAAATTTAAGGCTGCCCTGCTGCTGGCTGGGGTTGGGGATTCTTTAGGTTAtttaaacttcagctgggaaatCTGTGGTTCAGGTGTAAAGATCCAAGAGGAGCTGAAACAACTCGGGGGATTGGAAAATTTGGTGCTGTCTGCAGACAAATGGCCAGTGAGTGACAATACACGTATGCATATGGCCACAGCAGAGGCTCTCATCACAG ATTACTGGTGCTTAGAAGATCTGTACCGTGAGATGGTGAAGCAGTACGTTTATGCAGTTGACAAATTGCAAGGACGACGCCCAGACCCGGCCACCATTGAAGGATGCTCACAGTTAAAGCCCGACAATTACCTGCTTGCCTGGCACACCCCGTTCAATGAAAAAG GATCAGGTTTTGGAGCTGCAACCAAAGCTATGTGCATTGGGATGAGATACTGGCAACCAGACAGGCTGGAGACATTAATTGAGGTCAGCGTTGAATGTGGACGAATGACTCACAACCATCCAACAG GATTCTTAGGGTCACTCTGCACGGCCCTGTTCACCTCTTATGCAATACAAGGGAAGCCAATTGTTCAGTGGGGTAGAGAAATGCTGAAGGTGGTTCCAATGGCTGAAGAGTACTGCAAGAAAACCATACGACACATGGCAG AGTACCAAGAGCACTGGTTTTACTATGAAGCTAAATGGCAGTTTTatctggaggagagagagattgcAGAAGACCATGAAAATAAGCCTAACTTTCCTGATAAGTATGATGCGGAAGAGAGAGATAAG GTTTACAAGAAATGGAGCTCAGAAGGGCGTGGTGGAAGAAGAGGACACGATGCACCTATGATTGCCTACGATGCTCTTTTaggggctgctgctgctgattgGAAAGATCTCTGTAGTCGGGCCATGTTCCATGGAG GAGAAAGTGGTGCAACTGGTACTATTGCCGGGTGCCTCTATGGATTGCTGCATGGCCTCAACAATGTCCCAAAGGGCTTGTACCGGGAGATTGAACTAAAGGAAAGGCTTGAATACTTGGGCGAGAAACTCTATCAAGCATCTACAAAGGAAAAGTAA